The Acropora palmata chromosome 10, jaAcrPala1.3, whole genome shotgun sequence genome contains a region encoding:
- the LOC141894552 gene encoding ciliary microtubule inner protein 2C-like: MEKLTLVTTNMNLYQHPRHVPGYAGYTPRIKYCYGETYGNTTANWFKDYRVTELNTSKERMGRGGDQFLPFPTFYTNNPDHVLGARTSSRDRWKAAPKYKLLNLDDRDAAIKSYDKAAQYHRDQYRDKTQTVPPVKIFYLPNVFRDNRSNRIPTKQSSTSEQRVVAFANRVFNAKQREPLAKSTVETRRIRDVVFERR; encoded by the exons atggagaaattaACTCTAGTTACGACTAATATGAATTTGTACCAGCATCCTCGACATGTACCTGG TTATGCCGGGTATACTCCTCGAATAAAGTATTGTTACGGAGAGACGTATGGCAATACAACAGCAAATTGGTTCAAAGACTACCGAGTCACAGAACTTAATACCAGCAAAGAACGCATGGGGAGAGGTGGCGAccaatttcttccttttccgACGTTCTATACGAACAATCCCGATCATGTGCTCGGCGCACGAACAAGCTCTCGTGATCGCTGGAAAGCTGCACCGAAGTACAAACTTTTGAATTTAGACGACAGAGACGCGGCTATCAAGAGTTACGATAAG GCTGCCCAATACCATCGTGATCAGTACAGAGACAAGACACAGACCGTGCCACCAGTAAAGATATTTTACCTCCCTAACGTCTTTCGCGACAACAGGAGCAATCGAATTCCAAC GAAACAAAGCTCAACAAGCGAACAAAGAGTAGTAGCCTTTGCCAACAGAGTCTTCAATGCTAAACAGAGGGAACCGCTTGCCAAGTCTACCGTTGAAACGCGGCGCATACGAGATGTGGTTTTTGAAAGAAGATAG
- the LOC141893678 gene encoding uncharacterized protein LOC141893678 — protein sequence MAEKKDGYVNESAENVVQINNQNLKGPEKDLQAIFMKLRVDNGPKRLNRKPRILCFGKSRSVINERMPNARRILQKPVFTYKQKKPVYRNHHTLRMRRRRRKLSLNLTTDELPESKDSHSDSELECGKSFGSRSRCDRGKGSQAYNRRVYSQSSQSMAVGCGRQHSRLQCGDVQRKNIDDTTPEELASYFDQLLYIPKPMSAMAEMMYT from the exons ATGGCGGAGAAGAAAGACGGTTATGTAAACGAAAGTGCTGAAAATGTTGTCCAAATTAACAACCAAAACCTAAAAGGACCAGAGAAAGATCTTCAAGCAATTTTCATGAAACTGAGGGTGGATAATGGACC GAAGAGGTTAAACAGAAAACCACGGATATTATGCTTTGGTAAGTCAAGAAGTGTAATCAATGAAAGAATGCCAAATGCAAGACGGATCCTGCAAAAACCAGTTTTCACCTACAAGCAAAAAAAGCCTGTCTACCGGAATCACCACACACTGAGAATGAGGCGGAGGAGGCGTAAACTTAGTCTCAATCTAACAACAGATGAACTTCCCGAAAGCAAAGACTCGCACAGTGACAGTGAACTAGAATGTGGCAAGTCTTTTGGCAGCAGAAGTAGATGTGACCGGGGTAAAGGATCACAGGCATATAATAGGAGAGTTTATTCTCAGTCAAGTCAAAGCATGGCTGTAGGTTGTGGAAGACAACACAGTAGATTGCAGTGTGGTGATGTACAGAGAAAGAACATCGATGACACCACCCCTGAGGAATTGGCGTCATACTTTGATCAGTTACTTTACATTCCCAAGCCAATGTCAGCTATGGCTGAGATGATGTACACGTGA
- the LOC141893677 gene encoding transmembrane protein 65-like, translating to MYRCGFGLKAEVCALQRALRHVECVRFNKVPFRRIYRGKGGGISVFTTPQSADVFVSSLNDEERVLLRESLRIHDQEDEDNGRESTDPPSVRQLQLVAFHSAIPFVGFGFLDNAVLIIAGEYIDLTIGMTLGISTMAAAALGNIVSDVSGIGLAHYVEAATNRLGFKSPDLSTKQTEMPRTRFVTNMGRALGITMGCLVGMFPLLFYQNKDEQEEGDKKHEH from the exons ATGTATCGGTGTGGGTTTGGGTTGAAAGCAGAAGTTTGCGCATTACAGCGAGCTTTGAGACACGTAGAGTGTGTTCGTTTTAATAAAGTTCCATTCAGGCGGATTTACCGGGGAAAAGGCGGAGGGATAAGTGTTTTTACTACGCCACaaagtgctgatgtttttGTGTCGAGTTTAAACGACGAAGAACGTGTACTGCTTCGCGAATCTCTGAGGATACATGATCAAGAAGACGAAGATAACG GAAGGGAAAGCACAGATCCCCCTTCAGTAAGGCAACTGCAACTAG TGGCTTTTCACAGTGCTATTCCATTTGTGGGCTTTGGATTTTTGGATAACGCAGTCTTAATTATTGCT gGAGAGTACATTGATTTAACCATTGGGATGACTCTAGGGATTTCTACAATGGCAG CGGCTGCCCTTGGCAACATTGTATCAGATGTTTCCGGAATAGG GCTTGCTCATTATGTAGAAGCAGCAACGAATAGATTAGGATTTAAAAGTCCCGATCTCAGCACAAAACAAACGGAAATGCCAAGAACTAGATTCGTTACAAACATG gGAAGGGCATTAGGGATAACGATGGGATGTCTTGTTGGAATGTTTCCCCttcttttttatcaaaacaaagatGAGCAAGAGGAAGGTGACAAGAAACATGAACATTGA
- the LOC141893673 gene encoding cathepsin K-like: MAKMPLVVLLALFLFGCVVVIFFDWMKPSRGSSLCLSKHDIVGGYDQLYDEYFPRFYHTTGLLSLPFDDIVEPFEAWFAGEKNMSRIDYYYGMDKTIQRGDLGKHGILFKVVPMHAEMKPSDDTFTSCWYRAVPTWLPRAGQSVIPTNLSDFKFVSEEYHRGLLCLKYERKNKQYNKTNTYSLYISKHKPHKPLRYEMTGYDDMLASHYDHYVIDYVTFEPWMFNHTLFNLPEGSKCRKKANKLHSRYLANPMAEYMHFSHHKDGELDSAYKEYRTIHYKKYTSPVEHEQRTHIFKHNLRYIRSKNRQNLKFKLTPNNFTDMTEDEVNQHRGLLHDKKDRMKPKHSGMLKFNEAAVDSIPDELDWRDYGAVTRVHSQGLCGSCWTFSALGAVEGAHFLKTGKLVELSNQELIDCSWAAGNHGCRGGFQDRTLKWVKQNGVALKRDYGPYLAQEGFCHCGESENCTVAHIKGFVRVPKNNSEALKYALVTHGPIASSVNSDRKSFRFYSHGIYDDPECGKKTNHAILTVGYGTHKNISYWIIKNSWGQLWGDNGFIKIAMKNDRCGLTHGPLLAIKKDASVLEFPFKNLKRVPRQRVRSFTEEELTILPF, from the exons ATGGCAAAAATGCCATTGGTTGTTCTCCTGGCCTTGTTTCTCTTCGGTTGTGTTGTCGTGATTTTCTTCGATTGGATGAAACCCTCTCGAGGTTCTTCTCTTTGTCTCTCAAAACATGATATCGTTGGAGGTTATGACCAGCTGTACGACGAATATTTCCCACGGTTTTATCACACCACCGGGCTGCTTTCTCTTCCGTTTGATGACATTGTGGAACCCTTCGAGGCTTGGTTCGCTGGAGAAAAGAACATGAGCAgaattgattattattacG GCATGGACAAGACAATTCAGCGAGGAGACCTCGGTAAACATGgcattcttttcaaagtcGTACCAATGCACGCGGAGATGAAGCCATCAGACGATACCTTTACAAGCTGTTGGTACAGAGCGGTGCCAACGTGGTTACCACGTGCAGGACAGAGCGTCATACCAACCAACCTCTCTGACTTCAAG TTCGTTTCGGAAGAATATCACCGTGGTTTACTGTGTTTAAAATACgagaggaaaaacaagcagTACAACAAGACCAACACCTACAGCTTGTACATCTCAAAGCACAAGCCACACAAGCCGTTGCGGTACGAGATGACGGGATATGACGACATGCTTGCGTCACATTATGATCACTACGTAATAGACTACGTAACATTTGAGCCTTGGATGTTCAACCATACACTATTTAATCTGCCTGAAG gctcaaaatgcagaaaaaaggcaaacaaacTCCATTCGCGCTATTTGGCAAACCCCATGGCAGAGTACATGCATTTTAGCCACCATAAAGATGGCGAGTTGGACAGTGCTTACAAAGAATATAGAACTATCCATTATAAAAAGTACACTTCACCAGTGGAACATGAGCAGCGAACACACATCTTCAAACACAATCTGAG GTACATTCGGTCCAAGAACCGTCAAAatctgaaatttaaattgactCCAAACAACTTTACTGACATGACAGAAGACGAAGTGAACCAACACCGTGGTCTTCTTCACGATAAAAAAGATCGCATGAAACCCAAGCACTCAGGAATGTTAAAATTCAATGAGGCAGCGGTGGACTCTATTCCCGATGAACTTGACTGGAGAGATTACG GTGCAGTAACTCGTGTTCACAGTCAGGGATTGTGTGGATCTTGCTGGACATTTTCAGCCCTAGGAGCAGTGGAGGGGGCTCATTTCCTTAAG ACTGGAAAACTCGTTGAACTCTCCAATCAGGAGTTGATTGATTGCTCGTGGGCTGCGGGGAATCATGGTTGTCGGGGTGGATTTCAGGATCGAACGCTCAAGTGGGTGAAACAGAATGGCGTGGCCCTGAAACGAGACTACGGTCCTTATCTCGCTCAA GAAGGTTTCTGTCATTGTGGCGAATCGGAGAATTGCACCGTCGCACACATTAAAGGTTTTGTGAGGGTACCTAAGAACAATTCTGAGGCCCTGAAATATGCTTTAGTCACTCACGGCCCGATAGCATCTTCCGTCAACTCGGACAGAAAGTCTTTTCGATTTTACAGCCACGGTATCTATGATGACCCTGAATGTG GGAAAAAGACAAACCACGCTATACTCACCGTTGGGTACGGAACTCACAAGAACATTTCCTACTGGATCATAAAAAACTCGTGGGGTCAGCTTTGGGGAGACAAtggcttcatcaagattgctATGAAGAATGACAGGTGCGGTCTCACACATGGCCCATTATTGGCCATCAAGAAGGATGCTTCGGTCTTAGAATTTCCCTTCAAAAATCTCAAGAGGGTTCCTAGACAGAGAGTTAGGAGCTTCACTGAGGAAGAATTGACTATATTGCCATTCTGA